From Cronobacter turicensis z3032, the proteins below share one genomic window:
- the ygeA gene encoding Uncharacterized protein ygeA: MKTVGLLGGMSWESTIPYYRLINEGVRDRLGGLHSAQLLLHSVDFHDIEACQASGEWDKAGDMLAQAALGLERAGAQAIVLCTNTMHKVAHQIEARCALPFLHIADATGRAIAQAGLRQVALLGTRYTMEQDFYRARLAQGFGVTSLIPNESARARINQIIFDELCLGKITAESKRYYQQQIERLAEQGAQGVIFGCTEIGLLLGAQDCPVPVFDTAALHAADAVNFMLGDQDSPA; encoded by the coding sequence ATGAAAACAGTGGGCTTGCTCGGCGGCATGAGCTGGGAATCAACTATCCCTTACTACCGGTTAATTAATGAAGGCGTCCGTGACCGTCTCGGCGGGCTGCACTCCGCGCAGCTGCTGTTGCACAGCGTCGATTTTCACGACATCGAAGCCTGTCAGGCGAGCGGCGAATGGGATAAGGCGGGCGACATGCTGGCACAGGCGGCGCTCGGTTTAGAGCGCGCCGGTGCGCAGGCGATTGTGCTGTGTACCAATACGATGCATAAAGTGGCGCACCAGATTGAAGCGCGCTGCGCGCTGCCGTTTTTGCATATCGCCGACGCCACGGGACGTGCGATTGCGCAGGCCGGGCTACGCCAGGTCGCGCTGCTCGGCACCCGTTACACCATGGAGCAGGATTTCTACCGCGCGCGGCTGGCGCAGGGGTTCGGCGTGACGTCGCTTATTCCGAATGAATCTGCGCGGGCGCGCATTAACCAGATTATTTTCGACGAGCTGTGCCTTGGCAAAATTACCGCTGAATCAAAACGCTACTACCAGCAGCAGATTGAGCGCCTGGCGGAGCAGGGCGCGCAGGGCGTGATTTTCGGCTGTACCGAAATCGGCCTGTTGCTCGGCGCGCAGGATTGTCCTGTGCCGGTATTCGATACCGCCGCGCTGCATGCCGCCGATGCGGTGAACTTTATGCTGGGCGACCAGGACTCGCCAGCATAG
- the yesQ gene encoding Probable ABC transporter permease protein yesQ has product MPIREAKMADIQQGQLAPRPAMSAGDREVARTLRREKVSRVVRYVILLFVGLLMLYPLAWMFSASFKPNHEIFTTLGLWPTHATWDGFINGWKTGTEYNFGHYMMNTFKYVIPKVVLTVISSTIVAYGFARFEIPWKKFWFATLIATMLLPSTVLLIPQYLMFREMGMLNSYLPLWLPMAFATQGFFVFMLIQFLRGVPRDMEEAAQIDGCNSFQVLWYVVVPILKPAMISVALFQFMWSMNDFIGPLIYVYSVDKYPIALALKMSIDVTEGAPWNEILAMASISILPSIIVFFLAQRYFVQGVASSGIKG; this is encoded by the coding sequence CTGCCGATAAGGGAGGCAAAAATGGCTGATATCCAACAGGGGCAACTGGCTCCCCGTCCGGCCATGAGCGCGGGCGACCGTGAAGTGGCGCGCACGCTGCGGCGCGAAAAAGTCAGCCGCGTCGTGCGTTACGTGATTTTGCTGTTCGTCGGCCTGTTGATGCTCTACCCGCTGGCGTGGATGTTCTCGGCGTCGTTTAAGCCCAACCATGAGATTTTCACCACGCTCGGCCTGTGGCCGACGCATGCGACCTGGGATGGCTTTATTAACGGCTGGAAAACCGGCACCGAATACAACTTCGGCCACTACATGATGAACACCTTCAAGTACGTGATCCCGAAAGTGGTGCTGACGGTTATCTCCTCCACCATCGTGGCGTACGGTTTCGCGCGCTTTGAGATCCCGTGGAAGAAATTCTGGTTCGCCACGCTTATCGCCACCATGTTGCTGCCGAGCACCGTACTCTTGATCCCGCAGTACCTGATGTTCCGCGAAATGGGGATGCTCAACAGCTATCTGCCGCTCTGGCTGCCGATGGCCTTTGCCACCCAGGGATTCTTCGTCTTTATGCTGATTCAGTTCCTGCGCGGCGTGCCGCGTGACATGGAAGAAGCGGCGCAAATCGACGGCTGCAACTCCTTCCAGGTGCTGTGGTATGTGGTGGTGCCGATCCTCAAGCCCGCCATGATTTCGGTCGCGCTGTTCCAGTTTATGTGGTCGATGAACGACTTTATCGGGCCGCTGATTTACGTCTACAGCGTCGACAAATACCCGATAGCCCTGGCGCTCAAAATGTCCATCGACGTGACCGAAGGCGCGCCGTGGAACGAAATCCTGGCAATGGCGAGCATCTCCATTCTGCCGTCCATCATCGTCTTTTTCCTGGCCCAGCGTTACTTCGTACAGGGCGTGGCCAGCAGCGGAATCAAAGGTTAA
- the kdgF gene encoding Pectin degradation protein kdgF — translation MFIYHKDTTLEDVGDGVTRRILAYGGKMMAVEVNFDAGAVGPMHCHPHEQLTYVLSGEFEFTIGEETRRVSAGDTLYKQPNIMHGCVCIAPGTLLDTFTPVREDFLK, via the coding sequence ATGTTTATCTATCATAAAGACACGACGCTTGAAGATGTAGGCGATGGCGTAACGCGCCGCATTCTGGCCTACGGCGGTAAAATGATGGCGGTAGAAGTCAACTTTGACGCCGGTGCGGTCGGCCCGATGCACTGCCACCCGCATGAGCAACTCACTTATGTGCTTTCCGGCGAATTCGAATTCACCATCGGCGAAGAAACCCGCCGCGTGAGCGCGGGCGACACGCTCTATAAACAGCCGAACATCATGCACGGCTGCGTCTGTATTGCGCCCGGCACGTTGCTCGACACCTTCACGCCGGTGCGCGAGGATTTCCTCAAATAA
- the lysA gene encoding Diaminopimelate decarboxylase: protein MPRSLYHTDSALNADTLLPLPAQYGGPVWVYDAQIIRTQIDRLRQFDVIRFAQKACSNIHILRLMREAGVKVDSVSLGEIERAIAAGYDPRQNPDDIVFTADVLDEATLARVHELGVPVNAGSVDMLEQLGAVSPGHRVWLRINPGFGHGHSQKTNTGGENSKHGIWYSDLPAALAVMQRYQLKLIGMHMHIGSGVDYGHLERVCGAMVSQVIEFGQDLEAISAGGGLSIPYREGDETIDTGHYFGLWNRAREQIAEHFGHPIKLEIEPGRFLVAEAGVLVAQVRSVKEMGSRHFVLIDAGFNDLMRPSMYGSYHHISALAADGRDLRDAPRLDTVVAGPLCESGDVFTQQEGGKVETRALPAVRPGDYLVLHDTGAYGASMSSNYNSRPLLPEVLLENGEARTIRRRQTIDELLALERF from the coding sequence ATGCCACGTTCGCTTTATCACACCGACAGCGCCCTTAACGCCGACACGCTGCTGCCGCTGCCTGCGCAGTACGGCGGCCCGGTCTGGGTTTATGACGCGCAGATCATCCGCACGCAAATCGACCGCCTGCGTCAGTTCGATGTCATTCGTTTTGCGCAGAAAGCCTGCTCGAATATTCATATCCTGCGCCTGATGCGCGAGGCGGGCGTTAAAGTGGATTCCGTGTCGCTCGGCGAGATCGAACGCGCTATCGCCGCGGGCTACGATCCGCGCCAGAACCCGGATGACATCGTGTTTACGGCGGATGTGCTGGATGAGGCGACTCTCGCCCGCGTGCATGAACTGGGCGTGCCGGTCAACGCGGGCTCGGTGGACATGCTGGAGCAGCTCGGCGCGGTGTCGCCGGGGCATCGCGTCTGGCTGCGCATCAATCCGGGCTTTGGTCACGGCCACAGCCAGAAAACCAACACCGGCGGCGAGAACAGCAAACACGGTATCTGGTACAGCGATCTCCCGGCCGCGCTGGCGGTAATGCAGCGCTATCAACTGAAGCTTATCGGAATGCACATGCATATCGGCTCGGGCGTCGATTACGGGCATCTGGAGCGCGTATGCGGCGCGATGGTAAGTCAGGTGATTGAGTTCGGGCAGGATCTGGAGGCGATCTCCGCCGGCGGCGGGCTCTCCATTCCTTACCGCGAGGGCGACGAAACCATCGATACCGGCCACTATTTCGGCCTGTGGAACCGCGCCCGCGAGCAGATCGCTGAGCACTTTGGTCACCCGATCAAACTTGAGATCGAGCCGGGGCGTTTTCTGGTGGCGGAAGCGGGCGTGCTGGTGGCGCAGGTGCGCAGCGTGAAAGAGATGGGATCGCGCCATTTCGTGCTGATCGACGCGGGCTTTAACGATCTGATGCGCCCGTCGATGTACGGCAGCTATCACCATATTTCCGCGCTGGCGGCGGATGGGCGCGATTTGCGCGACGCGCCGAGGCTGGACACCGTCGTTGCCGGGCCGCTGTGCGAATCGGGCGATGTGTTTACGCAGCAAGAGGGCGGCAAAGTGGAGACCCGCGCGCTGCCGGCGGTGCGTCCGGGCGATTATCTGGTGCTGCACGATACCGGCGCGTATGGCGCGTCGATGTCATCAAACTACAACAGCCGTCCGCTCCTGCCGGAAGTGCTGCTGGAAAACGGCGAGGCGCGCACCATTCGCCGTCGTCAGACGATCGACGAATTACTGGCGCTTGAGCGTTTTTAA
- the fepE gene encoding Ferric enterobactin transport protein fepE, whose product MSSIDIKNNPLASAPDYPLLDHPRAELDLFALVAVLFKARKMILSITALFIVMGLALAFLLPQKWTSEAVVSIPETRQLIELQRVLVDLQVLDVDAAIDAASLENMFLKKFDSRALQEKFLRTSPWVQAQVKEAQSDTESLERAVTLVAQRIKMTSNDNPKAPTASPYSSWTLSFTAPKAQDAQRVLKEYINYAALAVQRQVLENLRTTIELKVKSEESRLMIDRNTLANEHKIAIQRLNYSLQVANAAGIKKPVYSNGQAVKDDPDYSIALGADGLAQKLAIERSITDVTALNAAIQNREYRLAELKKLNLADVDFQPFHYQMAPSLPVKSDGPGKALVLILATLMGFIIACALVLVRDVIAQRQVHPAGADTLLP is encoded by the coding sequence ATGTCATCGATAGATATTAAAAATAATCCGCTTGCCTCCGCGCCGGATTATCCGCTCCTGGATCACCCGCGCGCCGAGTTAGATCTGTTTGCGCTGGTCGCAGTATTGTTCAAAGCCCGTAAGATGATCCTCTCGATCACGGCGCTGTTTATCGTGATGGGCCTGGCGCTCGCCTTTTTGCTGCCGCAGAAATGGACCAGCGAGGCTGTGGTTTCCATTCCGGAAACGCGCCAGTTGATAGAGTTGCAGCGCGTGCTGGTGGATCTTCAGGTGCTGGATGTCGATGCCGCGATTGACGCCGCGTCGCTTGAAAATATGTTCCTGAAAAAATTCGATTCGCGCGCGCTTCAGGAGAAATTCCTGCGCACCTCGCCGTGGGTGCAGGCGCAGGTGAAAGAAGCGCAAAGCGATACCGAAAGCCTGGAGCGCGCCGTTACGCTGGTGGCGCAGCGCATTAAAATGACCTCCAACGATAACCCGAAAGCGCCGACGGCTTCGCCTTACAGCTCCTGGACGCTGAGCTTTACCGCGCCGAAAGCGCAGGACGCGCAGCGCGTGCTAAAGGAATACATCAATTACGCGGCGCTGGCGGTACAACGGCAAGTGCTTGAGAATCTGCGCACGACCATTGAACTGAAAGTGAAATCGGAAGAGAGCCGCCTGATGATTGACCGCAACACGCTGGCTAACGAGCATAAAATCGCGATTCAGCGTCTGAATTATTCGTTGCAGGTCGCGAATGCCGCCGGTATTAAAAAGCCGGTGTACAGCAACGGACAGGCGGTGAAAGACGATCCGGATTACTCGATTGCGCTTGGCGCTGACGGGCTTGCGCAAAAGCTTGCCATTGAGCGCTCGATTACTGATGTCACGGCGCTGAACGCCGCCATTCAGAATCGGGAGTACCGTCTGGCGGAGCTGAAAAAGCTTAACCTGGCCGACGTGGATTTCCAGCCGTTCCACTATCAGATGGCACCTTCGCTGCCGGTAAAAAGCGACGGGCCGGGTAAAGCGCTGGTGCTTATCCTGGCAACGCTAATGGGCTTTATTATCGCCTGTGCGCTGGTGCTGGTGCGCGATGTCATTGCGCAGCGTCAGGTCCACCCGGCGGGCGCTGATACCCTGCTGCCGTGA
- the lysR gene encoding Transcriptional activator protein lysR codes for MCPCRAGKRSAPAGSPAAPVHTTRGSPMSGVTLRHIEIFHAVMTAGNLTEAAALLRTSQPTVSRELARFEKLIGLSLFTRTRGRLHPTVQGLRLFEEVQRSWYGLDRIISAAESLRQFRQGELSIACLPVFSQSLLPLLLKPFLDNYPEVSLNIVPQESPLLEEWLSAQRHDLGITENTAAPAGTERLTLLTLNEVCVLPAGHPLADKPQLTPHDFAGENYISLSRTDSYRQLLDSLFQEHNVQRRMVLETHSAASVCAMVRAGVGVSIVNPLTALDYAATGIVVRRFSVAVPFTVSLIRPLHRPASALVETFSRHLQQQMTGLGDTLEAMLASPGRPA; via the coding sequence ATCTGTCCTTGTAGGGCGGGTAAGCGCAGCGCACCCGCTGGATCGCCAGCGGCGCCTGTTCACACAACCAGGGGTTCACCTATGTCTGGCGTCACGCTCCGCCATATCGAAATTTTTCACGCGGTCATGACTGCGGGCAATCTCACGGAAGCGGCGGCGCTCCTTCGCACCTCGCAACCTACCGTCAGCCGCGAGCTGGCGCGCTTTGAAAAACTGATTGGCCTGTCGCTGTTTACCCGCACCCGCGGACGGCTGCATCCCACCGTGCAGGGGCTGCGCCTGTTTGAAGAAGTCCAGCGCTCCTGGTACGGGCTCGACCGCATCATCAGCGCCGCCGAAAGCCTGCGCCAGTTCCGCCAGGGCGAGCTCTCCATCGCCTGTCTGCCGGTTTTCTCGCAGTCGCTGTTGCCGTTGCTGCTCAAGCCGTTTCTGGATAACTACCCGGAAGTGAGCCTCAATATCGTGCCGCAGGAGTCGCCGCTGCTTGAAGAGTGGCTCTCCGCCCAGCGTCACGATTTGGGCATTACGGAAAATACCGCCGCGCCCGCCGGCACCGAGCGCCTGACGCTGCTGACGTTAAATGAAGTGTGCGTGCTGCCCGCAGGCCATCCACTGGCCGATAAACCACAGCTTACGCCGCACGATTTCGCGGGGGAAAACTACATCAGCCTGTCGCGTACCGACAGCTACCGGCAACTGCTTGATTCGCTCTTTCAGGAGCATAACGTGCAACGGCGCATGGTGCTGGAAACCCATAGCGCAGCGTCGGTTTGCGCGATGGTGCGCGCGGGCGTCGGCGTTTCGATAGTGAACCCGCTGACGGCGCTGGATTACGCGGCGACGGGCATCGTGGTGCGCCGCTTTAGCGTGGCGGTGCCCTTCACAGTGAGCCTCATCCGCCCCCTGCACCGCCCTGCTTCCGCCCTGGTCGAAACCTTCAGCCGACATTTACAGCAGCAGATGACCGGGCTCGGCGACACGCTGGAGGCTATGCTGGCGAGTCCTGGTCGCCCAGCATAA
- the yesP gene encoding Probable ABC transporter permease protein yesP, with amino-acid sequence MNENKLLGLAWISPYIIGLIVFTAFPFVSSFALSFTEYDLMNPPVFNGIENYRYMLMDDDLFWKSMGVTFAYVFLTIPLKLAFALGIAFVLNFKLRGIGFFRTAYYIPSILGSSVAIAVLWRALFAIDGLLNSFIGVFGLDPVNWLGEPSLALMSVTLLRVWQFGSAMVIFLAALQNVPQSQYEAAMIDGASKWQMFIKVTVPLITPVIFFNFIMQTTQAFQEFTGPYVITGGGPTYYTYLFSLYIYDTAFKYFDMGYGAALAWVLFLVVALFASIAFKSSKYWVFYSADKGGKNG; translated from the coding sequence ATGAATGAAAACAAGCTTCTGGGTCTGGCCTGGATATCACCCTATATCATTGGGTTGATAGTCTTTACAGCCTTCCCTTTTGTTTCCTCTTTCGCGCTCAGCTTTACCGAGTACGACTTGATGAATCCGCCGGTGTTTAACGGTATTGAAAATTACCGCTATATGCTGATGGATGACGATCTTTTCTGGAAATCGATGGGCGTTACGTTCGCCTACGTTTTCCTTACCATCCCGTTAAAGCTCGCGTTTGCGCTCGGTATCGCGTTTGTTCTCAATTTTAAACTGCGCGGCATCGGCTTTTTCCGCACCGCCTATTACATTCCGTCGATTCTCGGCAGCTCTGTGGCTATCGCCGTGTTATGGCGCGCGCTGTTCGCCATCGACGGCCTGCTGAACAGCTTTATCGGCGTGTTTGGACTGGACCCGGTGAACTGGCTTGGCGAGCCGTCGCTGGCGCTGATGTCCGTCACGCTGCTGCGCGTCTGGCAGTTTGGTTCCGCGATGGTGATTTTCCTGGCCGCGCTGCAAAACGTGCCGCAATCGCAGTATGAAGCGGCGATGATTGACGGCGCGTCGAAGTGGCAGATGTTTATCAAGGTGACGGTGCCGCTGATTACGCCGGTCATTTTCTTTAACTTCATCATGCAGACCACCCAGGCGTTCCAGGAGTTTACCGGCCCGTACGTGATTACCGGCGGCGGCCCGACGTATTACACCTATCTCTTCTCGCTCTATATCTACGACACCGCCTTTAAATATTTCGATATGGGTTACGGCGCGGCGCTCGCGTGGGTGCTGTTCCTGGTCGTGGCGCTCTTCGCCTCTATCGCCTTTAAATCCTCGAAATACTGGGTCTTCTACTCTGCCGATAAGGGAGGCAAAAATGGCTGA
- the ascG gene encoding HTH-type transcriptional regulator ascG gives MTFLPQTAIGIPNIQNSPIWHTRISWHLNDRQTRGAARLPPGLCVKLHRITTTTGAKEMVTMRDVSVRAGVSKATVSRVLNNTGQVKESTRAQVFRAMEELGYRPNLLARSLAHRTSNSIGLVVSSFNGFYFGRLLQQASRQTEAHGKQLIVTDGHDTPARELEAVQMLADRQCDAIVLYTRHMSETAIMELIDNTAVPLVIINRDVSQARERCVFFEQQDAAFQAVEYLIAQGHREIACITVSLATPTGQARLLGYRRALEKHGIAGNEALIKNGDSSMSGGHARCQELLERGVRFSALFACNDDMALGASKALYQAGLRIPEDVSLFGFDDAPSAAWLEPGLSTVCLPIEDMITTAIESAVRLARDEPLAAIPPFTGTLVLRDSVAPGPYAVAPLKTLKRQ, from the coding sequence GTGACGTTTCTCCCACAAACGGCCATTGGTATTCCAAATATTCAAAATAGCCCTATTTGGCATACCAGAATCAGCTGGCATCTGAACGACCGCCAGACGCGCGGGGCGGCCCGGTTGCCGCCCGGCTTGTGTGTTAAACTCCATCGAATCACGACGACAACGGGAGCGAAGGAAATGGTGACAATGCGGGATGTTTCAGTTCGGGCAGGCGTTTCCAAAGCGACCGTTTCACGCGTGCTCAATAACACGGGTCAGGTGAAAGAGAGCACCCGCGCGCAGGTTTTTCGGGCAATGGAAGAACTGGGATACCGCCCTAACCTGCTGGCCCGATCGCTGGCGCACCGCACCAGTAACAGCATTGGTCTGGTGGTATCGAGCTTTAACGGCTTCTACTTCGGGCGTCTGTTGCAGCAGGCGTCGCGCCAGACCGAGGCGCATGGCAAGCAGCTTATCGTCACTGACGGCCACGACACGCCCGCCCGTGAGCTGGAAGCCGTGCAGATGCTGGCAGACCGGCAGTGCGACGCTATCGTCCTCTACACCCGCCATATGAGCGAAACCGCGATTATGGAGCTGATTGATAACACCGCCGTGCCGCTGGTGATTATCAACCGCGACGTCAGCCAGGCGCGCGAGCGCTGCGTCTTTTTCGAACAGCAGGACGCGGCCTTTCAGGCGGTGGAATATCTGATTGCACAGGGGCACAGGGAGATCGCCTGCATTACGGTGTCGCTCGCCACGCCCACCGGCCAGGCGCGTCTGCTGGGCTACCGCCGCGCGCTGGAAAAACACGGCATCGCAGGGAACGAGGCGCTGATTAAAAACGGCGATTCCAGCATGAGCGGCGGCCATGCGCGCTGCCAGGAGCTGCTGGAGCGCGGCGTGCGCTTCAGCGCGCTGTTCGCCTGCAACGACGACATGGCGCTGGGCGCGTCGAAAGCGCTCTACCAGGCGGGCCTGCGTATCCCTGAAGATGTGTCGTTGTTTGGCTTCGACGACGCGCCGAGCGCCGCCTGGCTTGAGCCGGGGCTCTCGACGGTCTGTCTGCCGATCGAAGATATGATAACCACCGCGATTGAGAGCGCGGTGCGGCTGGCGCGCGACGAACCGCTCGCCGCGATCCCGCCGTTTACCGGCACCCTGGTGTTGCGGGATTCCGTCGCGCCCGGCCCTTACGCCGTCGCGCCGTTAAAAACGCTCAAGCGCCAGTAA